The genomic segment TGAGCGAAAAAAATTAAACAGCAAGGTTGCGGGTTTTTCTTCGCTGGCGCTCAGGCATGCTGCAGGTATGCTTATAAGAGGAGCCGAAGATGCAAAACCTAACCTGTATGACCGATGAGGATCGCTGGCTGGCCGTGCTGGCCCGCAATCCGCGCGCTGATAACCAGTTTGTCTTCGCCGTGCAGACGACGGGCGTTTTTTGTCGCCCGTCCTGCCGAGCTCGCCGCCCGCTGCGTAAAAACGTTCACTTTTTCCCGGATGTTCAGCATGCACGTCAGGCCGGTTTTCGCCCCTGTAAACGCTGTATGCCCGATAAACCCAGCCCGCAGGAGCAGAAGCTGGCAAAAGTCGAACTGGCCTGCCGACTTCTGGCGCAGGACCCGGCATTGACCCTGCACGCGCTGGCGCAGCAGGTTGCCAGCAGTCCTTTCCATTTTCATCGTCTGTTTAAGTCTGTGACCGGTATGACGCCCAAAGCCTGGCAGCAGGCGGCGCGGGAGCAACGCCTGCGCCGCGCGCTGGCCGATGGCGAAAAAATTACCGATGCGGTGCTCGGGGCAGGCTTTGCCGATAGCAGCAGCTACTACCGTAAGGCCAATGGTGCGCTGGGGATGACGGCGAAGCAGTACCGCAAAGGCGATGCGCGGGTGCGCTACGCGATGGATGACTGTTCGTTAGGCCGCTGTCTGGTGGGCGAAAGCGAGCGCGGGATCTGCGCGATCCTGCTGGGCGACGACGATACGGCATTAACCGCAGAGTTATTAACGCTGTTTCCCAACGCCCGGCAAGAACCGCTGGAAGGTGCCTTTGGTAAGCGCATCCATCAGGTGATTACCAGTATCGATAGCCGCGCTGTGCCGCTGGCGTTGCCGCTGGATATTCGCGGGACTGCGTTTCAACAACGGGTCTGGCAGGCCTTACGCGCCATTCCCGATGGAGAAACGGCAAGTTACCAGCAGGTGGCGAAGGCAATTGGCAAACCTGGCGCCGTTCGCGCGGTAGCAGGCGCTTGCGCGGCGAACAAACTGGCGATTATCATTCCCTGTCACCGCGTTGTGCATTCTGATGGCACGCTGTCCGGCTACCGCTGGGGGGCCGCAAGAAAGGCGCTACTGTTACAACGTGAGTCCTTAAGCGAGGAGGCCTGATGCTCGATCTTTTTGCGGATGCCGAACCCTGGCAGGAAGCGCTTGCCCCGGGGGCGGTGATCCTGCGCCGTTTTGCGCTTTCCCGCGCGGATACGCTGCTTGGAGGCATCAATGACGTGGCGGCGGTCTCGCCGTTTCGTCACATGATAACGCCAGGAGGCTACACCATGTCGGTGGCAATGACCAACTGCGGCAAGCTGGGCTGGGCCACCAACGCGCGCGGCTACTTGTATGCCGCGCAGGATCCCATCACCGGTAATCCGTGGCCGCCGATGCCCGCCGTGTTTCAGTCGCTATGCCACGACGCCGCCATGACGGCGGGCTACGCTGAGTTTGTACCCGATGCCTGCCTGGTGAACCGCTACGCCGTCGGCGCAAAACTCTCGTTGCACCAGGATAAAGACGAGCCTGACCTGCGCGCGCCAATCGTCTCAGTCTCTTTAGGCTTGCCCGCCGTGTTTCAGTTCGGCGGTTTACAGCGTAACGATCCACTTCAACGCCTGCTGCTCGAACATGGCGACGTGGTGGTATGGGGAGGGGTGTCGAGGCTGTTTTATCACGGTATCCAGCCGCTTAAGCCGGGCGTTCATCCGCAGACGGGCGAGTTCCGCTATAACCTGACGTTCCGCCAGGCGGCGTATAGCGAATAAAAATAAGAATTATTCTTGCTGTAGCCGTAAGGCAGTTTACACTGCTGGCTGATTTTTACTGCCTGGATTGCTTTGCATGCAACTACTCCTCCTTGTCTGGCGTCAGTATCGCTGGCCCTTTATTGCGGTAATGGCGCTCAGCCTTGCCAGCGCGGCGTTGGGCATTGGCCTGATTGCGTTCATCAACGTGCGTTTGATTGAAATGGTTGATTCCTCTCTGTCCGTGCTGCCGGAATTTTTGGGATTGCTTCTGCTGCTGATGGCGGTCACGCTGGGCTCACAGCTGGCCCTGACGGCGCTGGGCCATCATTTTGTGTTTCGTCTGCGCAGTGAATTTATCAAGCGGATCCTCGACACCCAGGTGGAACGCGTTGAGCAACTCGGTAGCGCCTCGCTGCTGGCGGGGCTGACCAGCGACGTCCGGGCCATTACCATCGCCTTTGTTCGTCTGCCGGAGCTGGTACAGGGGATCATTCTGACCTTCGGCTCGGCGGGTTATCTCGCCTGGCTCTCCACCAAAATGCTGGCGGTGACCGCGCTGTGGATTGTGATCACCATCTGGGGTGGGTTCATGCTGGTATCACGCGTCTATAAACATATGGCGGTGCTGCGTGAAACCGAAGACAAACTGTATAACGACTACCAGACGGTGCTGGAAGGGCGTAAAGAGCTAACGCTAAACCGCGAGCGCGCTGAGTATATCTTTAACAACCTCTATATTCCCGATGCCCGGGAATATCGCCACCACATTATTCGCGCGGATACATTCCACCTGAGCGCGGTGAACTGGTCGAACATCATGATGCTGGGCGCCATCGGCCTGGTGTTCTGGATGGCAAACAGCCTGGGCTGGGCCGACACCAACGTGGCCGCGACCTATTCGCTGACGTTGCTCTTTTTACGTACCCCGCTGCTTTCCGCCGTGGGCGCACTGCCAACCCTGCTGAGCGCCCAGGTGGCATTTAACAAGCTCAAGAAATTCGACCTTGCGCCGTTCAGGGCCGAGTTCCCGCATCCACAGACATTCCCGAACTGGCAAACGCTGGAACTGCGTAACGTCATGTTCCAGTATCAGGACAACGCATTTTCCGTTGGGCCGGTTAATCTGACCCTTCATCGCGGTGAACTGGTGTTCCTGATCGGCGGCAATGGCAGTGGAAAATCGACCCTGGCGATGCTGCTAACCGGCCTATACCAGCCGCAGTCGGGTGAAATTCTGCTGGATGGACAGCCGCTGAGCGCAGAAAAACCGGAAGATTATCGCAAACTCTTCTCTGCCGTGTTCACCGACGTCTGGCTCTTTGAGCAACTGCTGGGGCCAGAAGGCCAACAGGCCCGTCCGGCGTTGGTGGATAAATGGCTCTCGCATTTGCAGATGTCGCATAAGCTCGCGTTGCAGGACGGGAAAATCCTCAATCTCAAGCTCTCGAAAGGGCAGAAAAAACGCGTTGCGCTGCTGCTGGCGCTGGCAGAGGAGCGAGACATCATCCTGCTGGATGAGTGGGCGGCCGATCAGGATCCGCATTTCCGCCGTGAATTTTATCAGGTGCTGCTGCCGCTGATGCAGGAGATGGGGAAAACCATCTTTGCTATCAGCCACGACGATCACTACTTCATCCACGCAGATCGCCTGCTGGAGATGCGCGACGGCAAGCTGAGCGAACTGACCGGCGCGGAGCGCGCTGCGGCATCCCGCGATGCGGTGGCACGCACGGCCTGATGTCTGAGACCAGTCCCTCTCCTCAATCCGGGCAGGAGAGGGCATAATTTCCCGCCAATTCGCGGCTTTTTTCTTCATCCCACCGCATTGTATATTCTTATTTACATATACCCGCGCTATGCTTGATGTCATCTCATCTTATGGATTTATGATTGATGTCGTTATTAAAGAAAAACAGCGCACGGCAGCGTGACCAGGAGCGTGCGCGTCTCATCTGGCTTCTCACCACGGATAAAGCGGTAACCTCCACGCTATTAGGTAAATTGACCCTGGCTGAGCAATATGATGTCGGTACCCTGGCCGACGATATTGCTGAGGTAGGTGCGCTGGTCGCTCATTTACCCCCGCCTGACCTGGCGGACACCCTGGAAGCGTTGCCTTCTGAAGAACGCCACGCCCTGTGGCGTCTGGTAGAGGATCACGAACGTGGACAGGTCCTGCTGGAAGCATCCGAGAACGTCTGGGACGATCTGATTGATGAGATGAGCGACCGGGATATTCTTGATGCGCTACAGACGCTGGATATCGATGAGCAGATCTACCTTGTTCAACACCTGCCGCGCAACCTGACGGGACGCCTGCTGGCCTCGCTGCCGGCGGAAGAACGCGCGCGGGTGCGCCAGGTAATGGACTACGAGAAAAACACTGTTGGCGCGATCATGGAGTTCGGCGTTATCACCGTGCGCCCGGACGTCACCCTCGGCACGGTGCAGCGCTATTTGCGGCGTCTGGGCAGTATGCCGGATAACACCGATAAGCTGTTTGTCACCGCCCGGGATAAAACCCTGCTCGGCGAGCTGGAGCTGAAAACCATTCTCCTGAACAGCACCCAGCGGCGGGTGAGCGAGGTAATGGAAACCGAGCCGATGGTTTTCTCCCCGGAAGATGATGCCGAAAAAGCGGCACGTACCTTTGAACGTGATGACCTTGTCAGCGCCGCGGTGGTAGATTCTGTGGGCAAACTGATGGGGCGTCTGACCATCGATGAGATCGTTGATGTGGTCTACGAAGAGACCGATAACGACTTACGTGCGCTCGGCGGGATCAGCGCGGAAGACGACGTTCACGCTTCCGTTGGCAAGGCGGTTAAAACCCGCTGGGCATGGCTGGCCATTAACCTCTGTACCGCGTTTATTGCCTCGCGCGTCATCGATGGCTTCGAACATACCATTTCACAGCTGGTGGCCCTGGCCTCGCTGATGCCCATCGTGGCGGGGATTGGTGGTAACACCGGCAACCAGACCATTACCATGATCGTCCGCGCCCTGGCGCTGGAGAATATACAGCCGGGTAATTTTGCGTTTCTGATCTTCAGAGAGATGGGCGTCGCGCTGATTAACGGTCTGGTATGGGGCGGCATTATGGGCGCTATCACCTGGTGGCTGTACGACGATATGGCGCTGGGTGGGGTGATGATGCTGGCGATGGTGCTCAACCTGCTGGTGGCGTCGATGATGGGGGTGATCATCCCGCTGACGATGACCAAACTGGGACGCGACCCCGCGGTGGGGTCGAGCGTAATGATTACCGCCATCACTGATACCGGCGGTTTCTTTATTTTTCTTGGTCTGGCAACGGTTTTTCTGCTTTAGCCCGACGCTTAATCCGGGCGGGCAGCACAATCATGACGACGATCCCGCCCAGCACGCCAATGGCCAGGTTGCCGGTTGACACCGTTGCCGCAACGGTGACCAGCATGACAACGGTTTCCGCGACCGGCGCACCCTTCACTATTGCAGGCTTCAGGCTATGCCAACTGAAGGTTTTGAAGGCGACAATGGCCATGATCCCCGCCAGCACGGCCATGGGGATTTTGGCCATCACTTCGCTCAGTGCCGTCACCAGCACCAGCAGTACAACCCCTGCCGCAACGGTTGAAATACGGCTTCTGCCTTTGCCCATCTCCACGTTGACAATGGTTTGTCCAATCATCGCGCAGCCTGCAATACCGCCATAAAGTCCGGCCAGAATGTTACCCACACCCAGGCCGATGCTCTCCCGGCGTTTGCTCGATGGCGTTACGGTCAGTTCATCCACCAGTTTTGCCGTCAGCAGGGACTCCAGCAGGCCAACAAAGGCGATGCTTAACGCGCACGGCCAGATGATGCTCAACGTCTGCAGATTCAGGGGCACCAGCAGTTGCGTCAGGCCAGGCAGACCGCCGCCCATCGAACCTTCATCCCCGACCGTGGGCAGGATCTGCCCGCTGGTCACCGTGAACAGCGTCAACACCACAATCGCAATCAGGGGGGAGGGGATGCTTTTGATGTAGCGCGGCACCCATAGCACAATCAGCAGCGTCAGGACGAACAGGCCGACAATCAGCGGGCTACGGCTCCAGAAATGGGGCACCTGGGCAAAGAAAATCAAAATACCGAGGGCGTTAACAAACCCGGTCATTACCGACTGGGGAATAAAGCGCATCAGCCGCGCCATCCCCAGCACGCCGAAGAGAATTTGGATACCCCCGGCCATCAGTACGGCGGGCAAAATGTACTGCACACCGTGCTGATGCACCATCGGGCCAATCACCAGCGCAACAGAACCGGCGGCTGCGGTCACCATCGCCGGACGACCGCCGAGGAGCGACAGCGTGAGGCACAGCACCACCGACGCAATCAGGCTGACTTTCGGGTCAACGCCTGCGACCACGGAAAAGGAGATCACTTCGGGGATAAGCGCCAGTGCGGTAATCACGCCCGCCAGCGTTTCCCGCATCAGCCGGTGCGGTGAGCGTAATACCGTGGCGACGTGGCCTTCAGAAGAATGAGGTAATGACATAACAGTTCGCTGGTTAGGGCAGGCTTCCGTGCGCGCGATCACAAAGTGCAGCATAGTAGCCAGAAAAACCGTCCATTGCCAGCGACGTGGTGTTATCCCATACAAACAATCCATCATTAAATTTCACAATTACAATAATTATTTAACCTTTTAACCCTATTTAAAAATTGCTACCGTGCCCTCCGCAGTTTTTCTCACCTGCAATTTCCACGCATCAGCGTTATTTAACTAAGGCATAAATTATGAAAAAAATGACTGCCATGCTCTTTTCTCTGGCTGTGGGGCTGAATACCGTCTCTATGGCGGCGAAAGCAGACGCACCAAAAGAGCAGGAAACGGACGTCCTTTTAATTGGCGGCGGCATCATGAGCGCCACTCTGGGAACCTATCTACAAGAACTGCAGCCAGACTGGTCAATGACCATGGTCGAACGCCTGGATGGCGTGGCACAGGAGAGCTCTAACGGCTGGAACAACGCCGGTACCGGGCATTCGGCGCTGATGGAACTGAACTACACGCCACAGAAAAAGGACGGTTCCATTAGTATCGAGAAAGCGGTTGAGATCAACGAAGCCTTCCAGATTTCTCGCCAGTTCTGGTCTCACCAGGTCAACAGCGGCGTGATGCACGATCCGCACACTTTTATTAACACCGTACCGCACATGAGCTTTGTGTGGGGCGACCAGAACGTTAACTTCCTGCGCGCACGCTATGCAGCGCTGCAGCAGAGCACCCTGTTCCGCGGTATGAAGTACTCTGAAGATCACGCCCGGATCAAAGAGTGGGCGCCGCTGGTCATGGAAGGGCGCGACCCGAACCAGAAAGTGGCGGCCACCCGAACGGAGATTGGTACTGACGTCAACTACGGTGAAATCACCCGTCAGCTGGTGGCTGGTCTGAAGAAAAAAGAGAACTTTACGCTGCAGCTCAGCACCGAGGTGCGCGGTTTCAAGCGCAACGCGGATAACAGCTGGAGCGTCACCGTTGCCGACCTGAAAAACAATGAGGCCGAACGCGTCATTAAGGCGAAGTTTGTCTTTATCGGCGCCGGCGGCGCGGCGCTGAAGCTGCTGCAGGAATCTGGTATTCCTGAAGCGGACGACTACGCGGGCTTCCCGGTTGGTGGACAGTTCCTGGTCTCGGAAAACCCGGAGGTGGTTAACCGTCATCTGGCGAAAGTGTATGGTCAGGCCTCCGTGGGTGCGCCACCGATGTCTGTTCCACACATTGATACGCGTATGCTGGACGGTAAACGCGTAGTGCTGTTCGGGCCGTTCGCCACCTTCTCGACTAAGTTCCTGAAAAACGGCTCCCTGTGGGACCTGCTGAGCGCGACCACCCCCTCTAACGTTATGCCCATGATGGATGTCGGTCTGGATAACTTCGATCTGGTGAAATACCTGATAAGCCAGGTGATGCTCTCAGATGACGACCGTTTCGAGGCGTTGAAAGAGTACTATCCGCAGGCGAAAAAAGAGGACTGGCGTTTGTGGCAGGCGGGCCAGCGCGTACAGATAATCAAAAGCGATCCGAAAGAGGGCGGCGTGCTGCGTCTGGGTACCGAAGTGGTGAGTGATAAAGACGGCACTATCGCCGCGCTGCTGGGCGCATCGCCCGGCGCGTCTACCGCTGCGCCAATCATGCTGCACCTGATGGAAAAAGTGTTCAAAGATAAAGTCGCCAGCCCGGAATGGCAGGCGAAACTGAAAACCATTATTCCTTCTTATGGTACAAAGCTGAACGGCAATGTCGATGCCACAGAGCGGGAGCTGGAATACACCAGCCGCGTACTGCAACTGCAATACGTTAAACCGCAGGCGGCAGAGGCTGCGCCAAAAGCTGAACTGAAGCCACAGCCGGAAAACAAACCGGTGGCGGGTATCGCGCTCTGATGGATAAAGGCCGGGTGAGCGCCCGGCTTTTTATCAACGAACGACCGCTTGTCCGACAGCTTCATCCGCCTTCCACACGCGATATTTCACATCAACATTATCAGGCGTAAACACCACGATTGGCAACTTGCTGTTGTAGCGTATCAGGCTGTTTTCACCCAGAAATGCGGTGACGAATTTCTTCTCTTTCTTACCGTCCGGACAGGCCATTTTGGTCGAGATCCCGGATGTCAGCTTATCAAAGACAAAGTAGTCGTATCCCCAGCCTTCCAGGGTTTTGGTCTCCAGCCGACCGCCCAGGCGATGAAGGTTACAGTCCACTTCCAGCGTCTGGCCGATCAACAATTCCACTTTAAAATTCGCTTCATCCTGCTGGGCCGGTAGGTGAATGACTTGGCGCTTCATCCCTTTTTCCGCCTGCGGATAAGGGGCAATTTTTTCCAGCGGCTGCTCTTTTGGCGTTTCATTAGCGAAAGCGCTGCTGCTGAAGCAGGCGGCGGCAATCATAGCGATGGCAAATTTAGGTGCGTTTTTCACAGTCATTCCTTTATGTCAAAACGTTCAAGGTGAGATTAGCATAACGTCGATCGCGCCTTAGCGTGATTTACTCACTTTTTCAAATTGTACCGAGGAATAAACTGCCTGTGACCGTGTTTATGCGTGGATCGCGCCATATTGGAGTCCTGCAGGCGATCGTGTTATTTTATGCGCTTGTTAATGTTATTCATCTGTAAAGGGACGAGAGACATGGTTCGCGCAAAACTGAAAACACCTGAAGGCCGCAAGTTCCTGTTAGCGCTGCTGGTTGTATTTATGATTGCTGCCGCATGCGTTGGGCGGGCAACCATTGTCGGGGTGATTGAGCAGTACAATATTCCACTATCTGAGTGGACGACCAGTATGTATGTTCTGCAATCGGCGATGATCTGCGTGTACAGCCTGGTATTTACCGTTCTGCTTGCCATCCCTTTGGGGATTTACTTCCTGGGTGAGCGCGAAAAGCGCTAAATCCATTACTGCCTTAAACAAACCAGCCTGCGGGCTGGTTTGTTATTTCTGCCGCGCGTCAGCATCGTTAATTACACTATCTTCAATTAAAATAATCAGTTAACTACTCACGGTAAATACATCGCCGTTAATTCAACGCTGCGAAAGCATGATTTCATGCAAATAAAACAGAAAAATAAATGACAGGGACTAAGCTTTTAAAGGCTCCTTTTGGATCAGTTTTAATTCGAACATGTCCTCTGATGAATGTTGAAAAAGGAACGATATGGAAGGCTCAACCGAAAATAAGTTATCGCAATGGTCACTGACGGCGTTGGTCGTCGGCTCCATGATTGGCGCAGGGATATTCTCCTTACCTGCAACATTCGGCAGGGCCACCGGTGTGCTGGGGGCAATCATTGCCTGGTGTATTGCTGGTGGGGGGATGTTAATGCTTGCCTTTGTATTTCAGACGCTTGCAGAACGTAAGCCGAATCTGGATTCCGGGGTATTCATCTATGCAAAGGCGGGTTTTGGTCACTATCTCGGATTCACCTCGGCCTTAGGTTTTTGGGCCGGAACCTGTATCGGGAACGTCTCGTATTTCGTGTTGATAAAATCGACCCTCGGCGCATTTTTCCCGGTATTTGGCGATGGTAATACCCTTTTGGCGGTATTGTTCGCTTCAGCACTCCTGTGGGGATTCCATTTCCTTGTGCTGCGCGGTGTAAAAGGCGCCGCTTCCATTAACACCATCGCCACGGTTGCAAAAATAGTTCCCATCATTTTATTTATCGTCGTTTTAATTTTTGCCTTTAATAATGAAACCTTTATGCAAAACTTCTGGGGAACGCCACCGGCGCAACCTGCCGCCTTGATGATGGATTTACATCATCTTGATGAGTTTGGTTATGCCGGCCACGCGGCAACCCATCTGCCGCCAGCGGAATCACCGGAATCGTTGTTCAGCCAGGTGCGCAGTACAATGCTGGTGACGGTATTTGTCTTTTTAGGCATTGAAGGGGCGAGTATTTATTCGCGATATGCCAAAAAACGTAGCCACGTTGGGGTGGCGACTGTGCTGGGCTTTATTGGCGTACTGTGCCTGCTGGTGATGATCACTATGCTCTCCTACGGTGTATTGCTCCGTCCGGATTTAGCCGGATTGCGCCAGCCTTCAATGGCGGGCGTGCTTGAAGCGGTGGTAGGGCGCTGGGGGGCAATTTTCATCAGCGTCGGGCTGCTGATTTCGGTACTGGGGGCGTATCTCTCCTGGTCGCTGCTGGCTGCCGAGGTCTTGTACAGCGCAGCAAAAAGTCAAAGCA from the unidentified bacterial endosymbiont genome contains:
- a CDS encoding amino acid permease — protein: MEGSTENKLSQWSLTALVVGSMIGAGIFSLPATFGRATGVLGAIIAWCIAGGGMLMLAFVFQTLAERKPNLDSGVFIYAKAGFGHYLGFTSALGFWAGTCIGNVSYFVLIKSTLGAFFPVFGDGNTLLAVLFASALLWGFHFLVLRGVKGAASINTIATVAKIVPIILFIVVLIFAFNNETFMQNFWGTPPAQPAALMMDLHHLDEFGYAGHAATHLPPAESPESLFSQVRSTMLVTVFVFLGIEGASIYSRYAKKRSHVGVATVLGFIGVLCLLVMITMLSYGVLLRPDLAGLRQPSMAGVLEAVVGRWGAIFISVGLLISVLGAYLSWSLLAAEVLYSAAKSQSMPSLFARENTNAVPYAAVWLTNITIQVFLLLTLLSDYAFQLALELTSSLTLIPYLLVAAYGLKLAWTRESYELTPSARQKDLIIAAVATFYSLLMIYAGGMKYLLLSAIIYGPGTILYLLAKREQKAKAFTSVELAIFVVVMIAALFAIYSLATGAITI
- a CDS encoding SulP family inorganic anion transporter, whose product is MLHFVIARTEACPNQRTVMSLPHSSEGHVATVLRSPHRLMRETLAGVITALALIPEVISFSVVAGVDPKVSLIASVVLCLTLSLLGGRPAMVTAAAGSVALVIGPMVHQHGVQYILPAVLMAGGIQILFGVLGMARLMRFIPQSVMTGFVNALGILIFFAQVPHFWSRSPLIVGLFVLTLLIVLWVPRYIKSIPSPLIAIVVLTLFTVTSGQILPTVGDEGSMGGGLPGLTQLLVPLNLQTLSIIWPCALSIAFVGLLESLLTAKLVDELTVTPSSKRRESIGLGVGNILAGLYGGIAGCAMIGQTIVNVEMGKGRSRISTVAAGVVLLVLVTALSEVMAKIPMAVLAGIMAIVAFKTFSWHSLKPAIVKGAPVAETVVMLVTVAATVSTGNLAIGVLGGIVVMIVLPARIKRRAKAEKPLPDQEK
- the ada gene encoding bifunctional DNA-binding transcriptional regulator/O6-methylguanine-DNA methyltransferase Ada yields the protein MQNLTCMTDEDRWLAVLARNPRADNQFVFAVQTTGVFCRPSCRARRPLRKNVHFFPDVQHARQAGFRPCKRCMPDKPSPQEQKLAKVELACRLLAQDPALTLHALAQQVASSPFHFHRLFKSVTGMTPKAWQQAAREQRLRRALADGEKITDAVLGAGFADSSSYYRKANGALGMTAKQYRKGDARVRYAMDDCSLGRCLVGESERGICAILLGDDDTALTAELLTLFPNARQEPLEGAFGKRIHQVITSIDSRAVPLALPLDIRGTAFQQRVWQALRAIPDGETASYQQVAKAIGKPGAVRAVAGACAANKLAIIIPCHRVVHSDGTLSGYRWGAARKALLLQRESLSEEA
- the eco gene encoding serine protease inhibitor ecotin, with translation MTVKNAPKFAIAMIAAACFSSSAFANETPKEQPLEKIAPYPQAEKGMKRQVIHLPAQQDEANFKVELLIGQTLEVDCNLHRLGGRLETKTLEGWGYDYFVFDKLTSGISTKMACPDGKKEKKFVTAFLGENSLIRYNSKLPIVVFTPDNVDVKYRVWKADEAVGQAVVR
- the alkB gene encoding DNA oxidative demethylase AlkB, with amino-acid sequence MLDLFADAEPWQEALAPGAVILRRFALSRADTLLGGINDVAAVSPFRHMITPGGYTMSVAMTNCGKLGWATNARGYLYAAQDPITGNPWPPMPAVFQSLCHDAAMTAGYAEFVPDACLVNRYAVGAKLSLHQDKDEPDLRAPIVSVSLGLPAVFQFGGLQRNDPLQRLLLEHGDVVVWGGVSRLFYHGIQPLKPGVHPQTGEFRYNLTFRQAAYSE
- a CDS encoding multidrug ABC transporter permease/ATP-binding protein; its protein translation is MQLLLLVWRQYRWPFIAVMALSLASAALGIGLIAFINVRLIEMVDSSLSVLPEFLGLLLLLMAVTLGSQLALTALGHHFVFRLRSEFIKRILDTQVERVEQLGSASLLAGLTSDVRAITIAFVRLPELVQGIILTFGSAGYLAWLSTKMLAVTALWIVITIWGGFMLVSRVYKHMAVLRETEDKLYNDYQTVLEGRKELTLNRERAEYIFNNLYIPDAREYRHHIIRADTFHLSAVNWSNIMMLGAIGLVFWMANSLGWADTNVAATYSLTLLFLRTPLLSAVGALPTLLSAQVAFNKLKKFDLAPFRAEFPHPQTFPNWQTLELRNVMFQYQDNAFSVGPVNLTLHRGELVFLIGGNGSGKSTLAMLLTGLYQPQSGEILLDGQPLSAEKPEDYRKLFSAVFTDVWLFEQLLGPEGQQARPALVDKWLSHLQMSHKLALQDGKILNLKLSKGQKKRVALLLALAEERDIILLDEWAADQDPHFRREFYQVLLPLMQEMGKTIFAISHDDHYFIHADRLLEMRDGKLSELTGAERAAASRDAVARTA
- a CDS encoding DUF2534 family protein: MVRAKLKTPEGRKFLLALLVVFMIAAACVGRATIVGVIEQYNIPLSEWTTSMYVLQSAMICVYSLVFTVLLAIPLGIYFLGEREKR
- the mqo gene encoding malate dehydrogenase (quinone) → MKKMTAMLFSLAVGLNTVSMAAKADAPKEQETDVLLIGGGIMSATLGTYLQELQPDWSMTMVERLDGVAQESSNGWNNAGTGHSALMELNYTPQKKDGSISIEKAVEINEAFQISRQFWSHQVNSGVMHDPHTFINTVPHMSFVWGDQNVNFLRARYAALQQSTLFRGMKYSEDHARIKEWAPLVMEGRDPNQKVAATRTEIGTDVNYGEITRQLVAGLKKKENFTLQLSTEVRGFKRNADNSWSVTVADLKNNEAERVIKAKFVFIGAGGAALKLLQESGIPEADDYAGFPVGGQFLVSENPEVVNRHLAKVYGQASVGAPPMSVPHIDTRMLDGKRVVLFGPFATFSTKFLKNGSLWDLLSATTPSNVMPMMDVGLDNFDLVKYLISQVMLSDDDRFEALKEYYPQAKKEDWRLWQAGQRVQIIKSDPKEGGVLRLGTEVVSDKDGTIAALLGASPGASTAAPIMLHLMEKVFKDKVASPEWQAKLKTIIPSYGTKLNGNVDATERELEYTSRVLQLQYVKPQAAEAAPKAELKPQPENKPVAGIAL
- the mgtE gene encoding magnesium transporter translates to MSLLKKNSARQRDQERARLIWLLTTDKAVTSTLLGKLTLAEQYDVGTLADDIAEVGALVAHLPPPDLADTLEALPSEERHALWRLVEDHERGQVLLEASENVWDDLIDEMSDRDILDALQTLDIDEQIYLVQHLPRNLTGRLLASLPAEERARVRQVMDYEKNTVGAIMEFGVITVRPDVTLGTVQRYLRRLGSMPDNTDKLFVTARDKTLLGELELKTILLNSTQRRVSEVMETEPMVFSPEDDAEKAARTFERDDLVSAAVVDSVGKLMGRLTIDEIVDVVYEETDNDLRALGGISAEDDVHASVGKAVKTRWAWLAINLCTAFIASRVIDGFEHTISQLVALASLMPIVAGIGGNTGNQTITMIVRALALENIQPGNFAFLIFREMGVALINGLVWGGIMGAITWWLYDDMALGGVMMLAMVLNLLVASMMGVIIPLTMTKLGRDPAVGSSVMITAITDTGGFFIFLGLATVFLL